The Maniola jurtina chromosome 3, ilManJurt1.1, whole genome shotgun sequence genome segment GACCTCTGCTCATAAATTTTTACCTAGCACCAGATTCGTCAATCGTATTTTCAGAGCCAAAAATGCGGCTCTTGCTTGTTCCACACTAATGGAAGGCGAACTCTACGACAAAGTTGAGTGGGAATAAGTCCGATacgtaaaaactttttaaacggTTTCTCTTATATTGTACAGTGTAAACTGTAGGTAATTAGTTTTGATCATCTTAAGTTTCTATGAAGTAATATAAGGCTGTCGCAAAGTAAATAGGACGATGAAAGACTTGCTGAGGAATAAGTAGAGCGTGTTTGAAAAAGTATGCAATCTTCATATTGGGAAACACATAAATAAGTACTAAAGATTTACCTAAAAGTAAATTACACATAATATCGGTACAAAGTTTTCAAAGTTTGAAAAATCATGTTGGTATGTAGTTCATCAGTTTTATGTTaatgatgattattatgaaagaaCATAATAGTAATTTACTCATATTAAATGCTAAGTTCTGAACAATGTTTTGGATCATACaaattatatgaataaataaactaacaaaaatatgttgtaattttattgtaataaacctaattattgttattattgtgTTTCTTGAAGCATCATCAATTAAATTTTACGAACgatcaacattaaaatatacgaaacataTAAACTGGATAATTTGGAAAACCAAGGTGAATATAGCAAatgaatataataaagtttgcAAAGTTTAAGTTAATAAAGTAAACTTGCGAAAATTCCTTCAGTGATCAAGCAAATTAAAACGCTACATCTATGTGATTAAGGTTTATCTTTGAGTGACAATATCGTTGCAGAGGCTGATCTCGGCATTCTAAGTGGAAATGGGTTTGCCTTGTACAGCCAGTTTTACTCAACAAACCATTCCAAGCGGGCCGTGTTTTTGTTAGCTTTTAGTTGCATGTTAACTCAATTTATCAGCCTCAACCTATCGATGTATTGATAATGTTTAGTAATTTAAAGTATTCGATATTAAACACATTATTTTGATTGTAAGTGAATTATTaagaaaatgaaattgttaattttatgtCTGTATATCATTGCTAATCTTAGTTATAATGGAAAAGCTTCTCTGGAAAGTTTTATGCCGACTAAGGATAACATGATATTGGCTGACACGACAAAAGGAACACGTAAGTACCTTACATCTtatcttaaaatataaataaaacgaaaatatgactgactgactgatctatcaatgcacagctcaaactactaactggacggatcaggctaaTATTTGGcttacagatagctattacaacgtagacatccgctaagaaaagatttttgtaaattcaacctCTTGAAAACAGggctttgaaatttgtgtagttcacgtGGATTAAGTCACGGGTATTCAAAAtgtaaaacaaaattcaaaatatttttattcaattaaacttatacatgtgcttttgaatcgtcaaaataatctaccactggttcggaatgccattcctaccgagaagaaccagcaagaaactcggcggttgctcttttcaagtattcaatttacaataatatgccatacctatatacctactagtatAAGCTAGTTATTCTTATTACTTAAAAGATATTAGACAAAACAAGTTTACGATAACATGTTcgtaataaaatacctaaactaCGCATTATGTAGGTGTATCGTGTATGCAAATTGAAGGTCGTGAATAAATGCACATCTGTGATTTCATACACATCGTCAAATTACATATCTTTAAGTTTTTCTACTTAGTAACCTTGAACTAAAATTTATATGgtaaactagacgatgccctCGATTTTGTCTGCATGGGTTTAGATTTATAAGAATCTCCAGGATTGTTGTttctgtgtcaaatttcgcCGAAAGTGGTTAAAAAGATAGGTcatgacagacaggcagacacactttcgcattcaaaatagatattagtatggatcatagTAACGATctaaattcagtcaatcacttaacagggctttctccgtcactcgtttccactcgtttcatacaatcgtagttccaatttcatttgaatattaagcaaccaaagtccatgaaataataataaaactaatatctgtgtctgtggtgttttagatttttctaaaaatatgtaattttaaaattacaggggctcaaagatttgtatgaaatttttaagaccgcgtaactttgaaaccgaatattttaatagaaatctggaaaaccacagacatagatattagtttctagaatatgtctgcaaaatttcatggactttggtggcttaatattcaaatgaaattggaactacgattgtatgaaacgagtggaaatgagtgacggagagagccctcttaaaatataAGATTAATATGTCATAATGTTATATTTTAAGAGATTGTTTGAGTTTAGTtagttaagaaataaataatttaaatacaagtgtaaattaaaaatttataacacccccgacgatccaaagtatttgagttttccaaaacatcaatttcaaataaataattatgtatttaggcaacgtccatcttgacagcttgacataatatgtctattgacataatattatgaacctaacggttatctaaccttcttttctacaagaaaactagaaaagagctgataactcttaaacggctgaaccaatttttttagattatagctaagaacactctcgatcaagccacctttcaaacaaaaaaaactaaattaaaatcggttcattcgtttaggcgctacgatgccacagacagatacacagatacacagacacacagatacacacgtcaaacttataacacccctctttttgggtcgggggttaaaaagaaataaagctTGAAATTCATACATAGGCTCGTATTGATTGGTAGGAGTCTTCCAACTTGAAACTCCCAATTAGATGATTTTTATTATGGTTTATAATAATCACTCTCTCGTTTTATTAATTGCATCAGTTGACACTAAGTCTTATTTATACATACACCTTGCACTTACTTTCATTTTTATTCATGGAATCTAAAGATCTCATCAATCACGATGATTCAATTTTCTTTATACTGTCTTGGTAATGAAATAGAAAGTTTAAGAAAAAGTTTTGTAATAAGTCTTTTCGATTGTTGGTTGATTTGGAATGCATCTATAAAGTAAAGAGTTTAAACATTTAAACTTATAAGGCCTACGCTTTAGTTGTAATAGTATATATAGTTAATAGTAATTAGTAGTAAGTAATAATGTTATTGGGTAAAAATCTGGTCAAGTGCATTTGGGTACTCGGGTTGCTAAAACTTTGGCAGGCATTATTTCTTAAACCATggaatttggcaagtaggtagatcTTGGGgcaccagccaggtaacctcccagtgtgcctggatgctgctggtcccttttggatgcgtccgaggggaagagcagtgttcgggccggtgcgccccggtaacatggctaataatttctcttcggagatattgttggctatggctaatgacctggcagggggggaggtttctccgcgtgtccctctgactagcagagggcacagtggacgaagcggcggatgggacgcgggtgacgtgcgcgtcccaaggtcgggggacgcacttcgttggtgcgtcacgGAGGTGCGGtgttggggaccgagcaggtctccggtggagggtctgcctcggcagacgtcgctggctgggtcgcggttgtttgcttcggccgttcccgtgacccagtcgccaggcgacgcgcagtagcgccgctggggtttagtgggtattccggccgcctctcggccggcgagtcccacataccctcccttagctggctggctgcctcacggctggctggctagcttccgggggggatgcgtaaatgcattccccagcgtcaacaaaaaaaaaaaaaaaaaaaaaagtaggtagatcttatagcacaagaaaagggaaaaatccgaaaaccgcatTTAAGCGCGTatcttttttgtgatgtatcacaaaaaaaatattaaaatgtgtttcaattttcaaagtaagataactataccaagtggggtaccatatgaaagggctttacgtgtacattctaaaacagatttttatgttttaatagtttttgatttatcgttcaaaatgtcgggaaaaatacccgagtacggaaccctcggtgcgcgagtccgactcgcaattggccggtttttcccaATAACGGACTAAGAAACCTGatggtaattttaaaatacttatttaacaaTTGTAACAGTCTTCCGAGGGGGTTAACCTAATTTTTTTCGACTCGCACTCTTATATGTTCAGGAGGCACCTGAgagattatttttttcaaatatgctTCTGTGTGGCGGTAGATAATAATAGGTTTCTATAACTGTAGGTTCTTTCAAATCTTACAGATTTTTCAAAGACACTTGACAAAAGTACAAGGGTTACTTGTCctactacggaatcctaaaaagcgtattatttatttgatacatGTTGCCCAATCTCATTTTTCAGACAAATCATGCAGTCGACCTTGTAAATTTAACGTGAAGCCGCGACGGTGCACTTACGATTTCGAAATCAGTCCGTCTATTGAAGAAAACGGAAGGCCAACACTTACCATTAACAACCTGACCCCAGGTCCATCTATCAAAGTGTGTTTACATGACATCGTCATAGTGAAAGTGAAGAACAAGGTCCCAAATCAAGATGTCACGTTACATTGGCATGGAGTTGAACAAAAGGGAACTCCGTATATGGATGGTGTTCCCATGATAACACAGTGTCCCATTGTGTATGGGTCTACTTACGAATACGCTTTCATTGCTTCAAATCCGGGGACTTTCTTTTATCACTCTGATTCAGGTAAAGAAGTGTGTGATCATGAtagacaaatttttaatttaaaatatttgcttCGCTTATTACCGATAGGATAAGCTTATCATTCTAAAGTTGTTTTGAGGCTACATGTTTTCAACTTCCACATAACCTGCGCAACCGGTTAAGTATGAAATGGTCCAGCAGTAGAATTGTTATTTCAACTTTTAGGTTGACGAATATTATTAGATGTTAGTTATAATAACCGAAACTGATGGTCTCTTAAAAGCAAGAAGGAAATCTATAGATTAAGTTCGGACCCACTGAATTCTAAAGTCAACCAGCATCAATCCTGCAGCAATGTTTCTTTTCCAGTTAATCACCAAAGCGATGGTGTGTACGGAACCTTCATCGTAGATCAACCACAGCCCTTAGAACCCCATTCTTCACTATACGATTATGATAGAAGCGAAGACCATACTATGATTATTGGAACAAAATTCAACGAACTACTTACAGGACGTCTAGAAGACATCAACGAAATTCGACCTGATAACCTTGTTGTAAACGGGGATGAAATGGATACCAAGTAAGTGATACTTCGAAtacgaataataaaaaatacggTTTTATGCTCACATACCTACTCACAAATTTTGAGAGCTATTTAGATTTATCTACTTTCTAGTTGATGACATTTTGGAAGTTtcatttcaaataatattatatgtataatactaataggtctcatagtgcgctcgaacgaaTAGTGTAGGTttcaccaatcagatcattctAAATtgaattgacgtgatacagtcatctgattggtggaatctacactgtgcgttcgagcgcactatgagacctcacagtaacgtttgtgaatagaGAGTTCAGAaatggatgtctatcggttgttgatgatgatgatttatttattatatgtataattaattgttacaGGATCTTCGTGATACAAGGATACGGATATCGATTTCGATTTATTAACGCAATCGCACTGGAATGCCCTTTGCTCATCAATGTGGAACGCCATCCGATGACGATCATAACGAGTGACGCTAGTCCTGTGCGGCCAGTTATCACGGATGCAGTTCGACTTTATCCAGGTATATCCACCAtatatattcatcatcatcatggttaacaaccgatagacgcccattgctggacataggctccttttagAGGTTTCCACACGGCACAGTTTGCGCCGCATGAATTCAgtggcttcctgcgactcgtttgatgccgTCTGTCAACCtaatcttccaacgctgcactaTCCattgcgaggtcgccattctaacaCCTTGGAACCCCAACGTCTGCCGTTTTTTCGAACTGTGCGTTAAGCGTTAGTATGGAATCTACCACAGTTTGGTGATGACCTTATTGAAAAAGaactaataatacttattagaaAATTTTACCAATAATCACATACTAGgtaactacttaggtaggtacagcgaAAAACATTTCAGTTGATAAAAGAAGTAACGTGGAATATGAAGGTATAAGAACTCCATTCACTACTTGTCTACGTCACAACACTCAAACTAAagttaaaatctaaatataggtatacctagttaaaaacttaaaagaaaatcaaagatcgtTGTATAAAGTTATCTAATCAAAGTAAACGTTACTTACGAAATTTCTTACGGCTAAAAAAACTTGTTTGTTTTATAGCAAGCACGTGTAAATTAGTACTTAGAAGTGTGTGCAAAAAAACAAGTCAGcttaaatatttttacccgactgcggcaaagccaaaaggaagggttacgattttagcagtctatgtattatgtgtgtatgtatgtgtgtatgtttgtatccagattctgtgtgttccaccgtagcgcctaaactactgggccgattttgatgaatgaggtgtcaatcgatttgtcgtaaaggaccgggtgacataggcaatttttattttattttatcgagtggggtgtcaaatgaaaaaggataaaattttaagttcataaatataaatgtactacaacattgaAATATAGCCAAgcgaaagaaaaacaatttcactataatatttcagcgtatattaagacgatcgcagtcgggtttaagTTTTCAACTATATCTTGTTAAGACTTTGCGAGGATCTTGTATTAAGTCTAATAAAAGTTTATGAGAATTAAAAAGTTTCAAATCAAtgctataatatacctaatgtgaTCCATTAATACAGCTATTTGTAATCGAGATAGTATGCTTATTTCTTAAAACTGTTGATACCTTGTTGTTACaacaataatatgtttttaacccccgacccaaaaagaggggtgttataagtttgacgtgtgtatctgtgtatctgtgtatctgtctgtggcatcgtagcgcctaaacgaatgaaccgattttaatttagtttttttttgtttgaaaggtggcttgatcgagagtgttcttagctataatccaaaaaaattggttcagccgtttaagagttatcagctcttttctagttttcttgtagaaaagaaggttagataaccgttaggttcataatattatgtcaattgacaaatgtcaagctgtcaagatggacgttgctacatacataattatttatttgaaaatgacgttttggaaaactcagatactttggattgtaggcgcggaatagtccaagaaaatcggttcagccgtttgaaagttatcagctcctttctagttactgtaaccttcactggtcgggggtgttgaaattttttaatttacacttgtaaaccgTCACTTTCACATGTCTGAACAAAAATTgctattatattaggtactcgACATTAGGCCacaaactggccaagtgcacaTAATATAAGGTAAAACTTTGGCGGTCATGTccataggtttttcaaaaaaaaaaacagacatttattttaaaaagggTTCTTTCTTttactacggaactctaaaagtgGCAACGTTAATACAAGTGAAAAGAGAAAGGCTCGTCTGTTCCATTTCAGAGTTAAGGTCATTGCAGACCGGTTTCACTATGTTTTCATTTCACTTTCTATGCAATTGCCGGACGCAAGATTACTTAGCATCGTGTAGTTAATGGCATGTTGATAACATCTTATACATACGACCAACACAccttattaatttgaaaatgacgTGACTTAGCCTCATTGAGCCTAATACTGATGTATTCCACTATTTCTAAAGGCAATCTTGAAGGTGGCTATTTTTTAATGTGAGCTGTATGAAAAAATGCTACACTATATGCTTATGGTGTGGTTGTTCGTGAAAGCTATTAGAACTTATATCGTCACGCGTGGATGACAGACCAAAAACCAAACCTTTCCTCAAATTACTTATCAGAGTCTTAACTCTAACTTAATTATCATGACAGGTGCTAAAGTTCTTTGTAATGAAAGTTACATCAACATAAGGAAAGTAGGcaagaatattataataattgggATCTCGTGGTTAGAACAGTAGTGTTTTATTCTTCCTACCTATGCTGTAAAGTTACATAAGCAACAAaaggtacaaataaaattaacactttGACAAAACCAAGCTATTGCACATGCTTACCTAATTAGTTTTATTATGAGTTATTTTCCGGATTTCTAATTTTATgctttactagaggatgccagcgacttcgtccgcgtggatgtaggtttttgaggatcccgtgggaactgtttggttttcgggattaaaaagttgtctatgtcaataacatggatgcaagctacttcggtactaaacatacaaatcggttgaacggatgggtctttaggaatcccgtgggaactctttgatttgccgggataaaaagaaccctatgtccgtccccgggatataagctaattctgtacctttcgtcagaatcggttaaactgttgggccgtgaaaacgtagcagacagacagaccgacagacacactttcgcatttataatattaagtatggatggattagaAGACATTAAACGTTAATATAAACAGTGTAATACTTTCTTATTGTCTTTTGATTAAGTAATcctataggaaaattatgattgtttttttattcagtgcTGTGTTAGTTCttataatatcattattaatATGAAGAAATCGCGGCAATTTTCTTAGATTGATCTTGTTTTTGTCATCATCATTTCTGTATTAGCTACTATTCGCTCAGTTTCCGTACTAAGTCACACGAtacatgttttttaaattaaaaacaagctAATTAACaacggcttcgcacgggtgcaattttatttattgatggtTTCCCAAAAAAAGTCTTTTAAACAAACTTTGTCCTGACAATACGAACACAACGAAAAAATACTTATGCTACATCAGTCGAGCCGTCCTCAAGTGATGAACTTCATACATATCTACTtgctataatttaattttattcacacATATAGAAAactctaaaaaattaaattaatgaggTACTTTTCctttatacctaaataataattgcattaataataatcatttacaCGTAAATTGGCATTGTAAAGTATCGTAAATAGttagattaaataaaagtaaataaaatcgtAAAATTATCGCAAAGATTATGCTGTAAAGATCGTAACAAGTCACAAGATAATGTAGCTATCAAACTATGGTGGCAGGACTCTAGTCTAtagaaaaattattgtttcttgtttcttaaaatatttacaggcgAGCGTATGGACGTGGTAGTTAGAGCAAACCAGCGGAGTGGTGGGTATTGGATTCGAGTCTCCGGTGAAGGTGTTTGTGATGGCTTAAATGCTTACGCCATGCTTCTGTACTCCGGATTCAATTACACTAACTTACTGGAACAAGGCCCGGTAAGAAAAGTATTTTAACTTGACAAAAGTATGACATTCTTTTAAAAGTGGTAGAAAGTATTATAGCAGatatgaaataggtacctataggctCGCATTTTATAATTCGACGTCATTTCGGAAAGTAAAGCTGGTTTATGTACGCGGCCAGCTTTACTTTCCGAAATAGAGTCCAAGAAAAAATGCGAgcctatacttatttaatattattaacttattttatatttgtaaaaaaaaaatataccaacTTGGAGGATTTTTTGCCAGTTTGCGCaaaccttttattttattaatttgcaaaGTATAGTTTTGTTGGACAAAGATGCTGGCTTTGCATTCAGCTATCGCATCGCATATAGCCGCCATACGATATATAAGATTATTATCACTATAGTGTGCATAGGgtcatgcaagctatctctgtgcatttcttcaaaatcttcgAAAAGGGTGGGCTATGAAAACCTAGCagaatgacagacagacacattttcgaatttataatattctattataaattttttgtctTTGAATTTCAGACTGCAGAATTGGAACAAGATTACG includes the following:
- the LOC123878709 gene encoding laccase-2-like isoform X1; this translates as MKLLILCLYIIANLSYNGKASLESFMPTKDNMILADTTKGTHKSCSRPCKFNVKPRRCTYDFEISPSIEENGRPTLTINNLTPGPSIKVCLHDIVIVKVKNKVPNQDVTLHWHGVEQKGTPYMDGVPMITQCPIVYGSTYEYAFIASNPGTFFYHSDSVNHQSDGVYGTFIVDQPQPLEPHSSLYDYDRSEDHTMIIGTKFNELLTGRLEDINEIRPDNLVVNGDEMDTKIFVIQGYGYRFRFINAIALECPLLINVERHPMTIITSDASPVRPVITDAVRLYPGERMDVVVRANQRSGGYWIRVSGEGVCDGLNAYAMLLYSGFNYTNLLEQGPTAELEQDYETIIYGQQLRSLRDMSPVTKVKSVYLSIDKNAPKFKDSDIDFSYRSDAMSKKPFFPAVLASESVLQINGKNFLYPNAPYLLKSRDVNPDIICNVGEESEHKEPQCLQVLKAEANEVLDLVLANEGLHTNDTYTFHMHGKSVQVIATWENPTNTPVSKADFLKLYSEDLITRNARNPPIKDTVAVPNKGFTVLRYTPTFGGSWLLECRSCSTVLPVAILITVPLSIPKLVVDTLPSCGNYRPADTLLN
- the LOC123878709 gene encoding laccase-2-like isoform X2, encoding MKLLILCLYIIANLSYNGKASLESFMPTKDNMILADTTKGSDKSCSRPCKFNVKPRRCTYDFEISPSIEENGRPTLTINNLTPGPSIKVCLHDIVIVKVKNKVPNQDVTLHWHGVEQKGTPYMDGVPMITQCPIVYGSTYEYAFIASNPGTFFYHSDSVNHQSDGVYGTFIVDQPQPLEPHSSLYDYDRSEDHTMIIGTKFNELLTGRLEDINEIRPDNLVVNGDEMDTKIFVIQGYGYRFRFINAIALECPLLINVERHPMTIITSDASPVRPVITDAVRLYPGERMDVVVRANQRSGGYWIRVSGEGVCDGLNAYAMLLYSGFNYTNLLEQGPTAELEQDYETIIYGQQLRSLRDMSPVTKVKSVYLSIDKNAPKFKDSDIDFSYRSDAMSKKPFFPAVLASESVLQINGKNFLYPNAPYLLKSRDVNPDIICNVGEESEHKEPQCLQVLKAEANEVLDLVLANEGLHTNDTYTFHMHGKSVQVIATWENPTNTPVSKADFLKLYSEDLITRNARNPPIKDTVAVPNKGFTVLRYTPTFGGSWLLECRSCSTVLPVAILITVPLSIPKLVVDTLPSCGNYRPADTLLN